One window of the Rhizobium etli 8C-3 genome contains the following:
- a CDS encoding xanthine dehydrogenase family protein molybdopterin-binding subunit has translation MTDLPEKKSRFRMTRRRLILGGSLIGGALVVGYIATNPMQVAGAILQGGGDDPQPSAFGPFIRITDDGWVTVVNKQQELGQGIHAGLAAIVAEELDADWDRVRVVDSRSNFRAYGPQMTGASNGIASNWDLMRNAGAAARAMFVEAAAIRWNVPIGAITVRDGVVSHPGSNRAVTFVELLADASRLQPQQSPVLKRPADYRLIGTDKVRRKDSLSKSTGAQVYTQDIQRPDMLVAMVAHSPRFGGTLARFDASDARKVKGVVDVFAIETGVAVVAETTFAAWKGRDALRIEWDDSEAETRSTHELVRYYHDIAAGRSDVEPAEFDSKGDDPEVPFDGDVADFAFDFPYLAHAPMETLDCVAQVNGWDVSITSGAHLATVDQVYAAFAARTIPGKVDIEVVPAGGSFGRRGVLSSDYLVECVRIAKRTNGRPVKLMWSREDEIESGYFRPMSHHRVWVQLGPDGFPTRWRIHSVCQSLLPVGPNSLATEGLTHSPYFSTASTVDGKIFTPTFPVVVGLWRSVGHSYTALMMEHIVDQLARRAGLDPAAYRRVFYEKVGDRRRLAVLDELCLKAGWDTPIETGWARGLAIHEAFGTIVGQVAEVRLVDGRPIVRRVVAVVDCGIVIANDQIAAQMEGSIGFGLSAALYGAITLKDGIVQETNFDRYLVLRMNEMPVVETHIIASTSRPTGMGEPGVAPIAPAVANAILELTGQPTSRLPFLDGNARSNTDVSVQS, from the coding sequence ATGACCGATTTGCCCGAAAAGAAATCGCGCTTCCGGATGACGCGCCGCCGGTTGATCCTGGGTGGATCGCTGATCGGCGGCGCACTGGTCGTCGGCTACATCGCAACCAACCCGATGCAGGTCGCCGGCGCGATCCTGCAAGGCGGCGGTGATGATCCGCAGCCCAGCGCTTTCGGACCCTTCATCCGTATTACCGATGACGGCTGGGTAACAGTCGTCAACAAGCAGCAGGAACTGGGCCAGGGCATCCATGCCGGTCTCGCCGCGATCGTCGCCGAGGAGCTCGACGCGGATTGGGACAGAGTGCGCGTCGTCGATTCGCGCAGCAATTTTCGCGCCTACGGTCCACAGATGACAGGAGCGTCAAACGGCATTGCATCCAATTGGGACCTGATGCGCAATGCCGGTGCTGCGGCGCGCGCCATGTTCGTCGAGGCGGCCGCCATTCGCTGGAACGTTCCAATCGGCGCGATCACGGTGCGCGACGGGGTCGTATCCCACCCCGGCTCGAACCGCGCCGTAACCTTCGTCGAACTGCTCGCCGACGCATCTCGCCTGCAACCACAGCAGTCGCCCGTGCTGAAACGGCCAGCGGACTATCGGCTGATCGGCACCGACAAGGTGCGGCGCAAGGATAGCCTTTCGAAGAGCACGGGCGCCCAGGTCTACACGCAGGACATCCAGCGCCCGGACATGCTGGTCGCGATGGTCGCGCATAGCCCCCGCTTCGGCGGCACGCTGGCGCGGTTCGATGCATCCGACGCGCGCAAGGTCAAGGGCGTCGTCGATGTCTTCGCGATCGAAACCGGCGTTGCCGTGGTCGCCGAAACGACCTTTGCCGCATGGAAGGGTCGCGATGCGCTTCGCATCGAATGGGACGACAGCGAAGCCGAAACGCGCTCCACGCACGAACTCGTCCGCTACTATCACGATATCGCGGCAGGACGCAGCGATGTGGAACCGGCCGAGTTCGATTCCAAGGGCGACGATCCTGAGGTCCCGTTCGATGGTGATGTCGCGGATTTCGCCTTCGACTTTCCCTATCTCGCGCATGCGCCCATGGAGACACTCGACTGTGTCGCCCAGGTGAACGGCTGGGACGTCTCGATCACATCGGGCGCGCATCTGGCGACGGTTGACCAGGTCTATGCCGCGTTTGCCGCCCGCACCATTCCCGGCAAGGTCGACATCGAAGTGGTACCGGCCGGTGGGTCATTCGGCCGCCGCGGCGTTCTGAGCTCCGACTATCTCGTCGAATGTGTGCGGATCGCCAAGCGGACCAATGGCCGCCCCGTCAAGCTGATGTGGAGCCGCGAGGACGAGATAGAATCCGGCTATTTCCGGCCGATGTCGCATCACCGTGTATGGGTTCAATTGGGTCCGGACGGGTTTCCGACGCGCTGGCGCATCCACAGCGTCTGCCAATCGCTTCTTCCCGTTGGGCCGAACTCTCTGGCGACCGAAGGGCTCACCCACTCGCCCTATTTCTCGACCGCCTCGACCGTCGATGGCAAGATCTTCACCCCGACTTTTCCGGTCGTGGTCGGCTTATGGCGCTCGGTCGGTCATTCCTATACCGCCCTGATGATGGAGCATATCGTCGATCAACTGGCCCGGCGGGCCGGCCTCGACCCGGCAGCGTACCGACGTGTGTTCTACGAGAAGGTGGGGGATAGGCGACGGCTGGCAGTACTTGACGAGCTTTGCCTGAAGGCCGGGTGGGACACGCCAATTGAAACCGGCTGGGCACGGGGCCTCGCCATTCATGAAGCCTTCGGCACAATCGTTGGCCAAGTCGCCGAGGTGCGATTGGTCGACGGCCGGCCTATCGTCCGCCGCGTGGTTGCTGTCGTCGATTGCGGTATCGTTATCGCAAACGACCAGATCGCAGCGCAAATGGAGGGGAGCATCGGCTTCGGTCTGTCTGCTGCTCTCTATGGCGCGATCACGCTAAAGGACGGTATCGTTCAGGAAACCAATTTTGACCGCTACCTGGTTTTGCGTATGAACGAGATGCCGGTCGTCGAAACCCACATTATCGCCTCCACGAGCAGGCCGACCGGAATGGGCGAGCCGGGAGTGGCGCCAATTGCACCGGCGGTCGCAAACGCGATCCTGGAATTGACCGGGCAGCCAACGTCACGCCTGCCGTTCCTCGACGGAAACGCGCGCAGCAATACGGACGTGTCCGTGCAATCTTAG
- a CDS encoding Isoquinoline 1-oxidoreductase subunit has protein sequence MSWHAPAFGNWRRRLKVGVLSLLGLIAVVGAGGLVYALYPRTMPQTQTLAAKLQPVEIERLRLAADFDAIADPRARSVALFEEVGRVIQHPRCMNCHPRTDRPTQTDGMRAHTPWVTRGVDGGGASTLRCSTCHQAENFEASGVPGNINWKLAPIEMAWQGKTLGDICRQLLDPARSHMTREELLHHMTEDELVGWAWHPGANRRPVPGTQAEFGALIKAWLETGAACPP, from the coding sequence ATGAGTTGGCATGCACCCGCCTTCGGGAACTGGCGTCGCCGACTTAAGGTTGGCGTCTTGTCTTTACTTGGGCTGATCGCGGTGGTGGGTGCGGGCGGCCTTGTCTACGCGCTATACCCCCGTACCATGCCGCAGACACAGACGCTCGCGGCCAAGCTGCAGCCTGTCGAGATCGAGCGCCTGCGCCTTGCGGCGGACTTCGATGCGATCGCCGATCCACGGGCGCGATCGGTCGCGCTGTTCGAGGAAGTGGGTCGCGTGATACAGCACCCGCGCTGCATGAACTGTCATCCGCGAACCGATCGGCCAACGCAGACAGATGGCATGCGCGCCCACACGCCTTGGGTCACGCGCGGCGTTGATGGTGGTGGCGCGTCGACGCTGCGCTGCAGCACCTGCCACCAGGCTGAGAATTTCGAGGCGTCCGGTGTGCCGGGCAATATCAATTGGAAGCTCGCTCCAATCGAGATGGCCTGGCAGGGCAAGACGCTCGGCGATATCTGCAGGCAACTTCTGGATCCCGCACGCTCGCACATGACGCGAGAAGAACTGCTCCACCACATGACAGAGGACGAACTGGTCGGCTGGGCATGGCATCCGGGCGCAAACCGCAGGCCTGTGCCCGGCACTCAGGCGGAGTTCGGAGCGCTGATCAAAGCCTGGCTGGAAACCGGTGCCGCCTGCCCGCCATGA
- a CDS encoding (2Fe-2S)-binding protein — MSYAISVNGQVHHVEDDGETPLLWVLRDTLKLTGTKYGCGAAQCGACTVHVDGEPMRSCTLSLEVASSARITTIEAVEGAEVRAIHDAWVAHDVPQCGFCQSGQVMSAIALLRAIEKPTDRDIDLAMSGNLCRCATYNRIRAAIHDAASKLGIPT; from the coding sequence ATGTCGTATGCGATCTCCGTCAATGGCCAAGTTCACCACGTCGAAGATGACGGGGAGACTCCCCTCCTCTGGGTGCTTCGCGATACGTTGAAGCTGACCGGCACGAAGTATGGCTGCGGTGCTGCGCAATGCGGCGCATGCACGGTGCATGTTGATGGCGAGCCGATGCGTTCCTGCACCCTCTCGCTGGAGGTGGCTTCATCCGCGCGGATCACCACGATCGAGGCGGTAGAAGGCGCAGAGGTGAGAGCAATCCATGACGCCTGGGTTGCGCACGACGTCCCACAATGTGGCTTCTGTCAATCCGGGCAGGTGATGAGTGCGATCGCGTTGCTTCGCGCCATCGAGAAACCAACCGACCGCGATATCGATCTGGCCATGAGCGGCAACCTCTGTCGATGCGCGACATACAACCGTATCCGTGCGGCAATCCATGACGCGGCATCGAAACTCGGTATACCGACATGA